From Solidesulfovibrio carbinoliphilus subsp. oakridgensis, the proteins below share one genomic window:
- a CDS encoding cobalt-precorrin 5A hydrolase, translating to MPAPHPAVYAVTEKGARLGRRLAARLGADLFVPERLADLSTRADAAGLGPATAFASLGGLVAETFAARPAHVFVCACGIAVRAIAPHIRDKAADPAVVCVDDAGQFAVSLLAGHLGGANALAREVAAAIGAVPVVTTATDAAGAPAIELLARDLRLPMDNPAATRRVNGALAANEPVAVFDPLGMFTPADPDAARFFEWVASPAPARPGQPLVVVDWRLGPLAPDRLYLRPRVLVAGVGCRRGTPAEDILSLLAHVCREKGLAVASVGLLASIAAKRDEPGIREAAATLGADVRFFTADELSGVAAPNPSERVAKHMGVGSVCEAAAMLASGNGKLLIQKARTGFSTVAVALAG from the coding sequence ATGCCCGCACCACACCCGGCCGTGTACGCCGTCACCGAAAAAGGGGCCCGCCTGGGCCGCCGTCTGGCCGCCCGGCTCGGCGCGGACCTGTTTGTGCCCGAACGCCTGGCCGACCTGTCCACCCGGGCCGACGCCGCCGGCCTCGGCCCGGCCACGGCCTTTGCCTCCCTGGGCGGCCTGGTGGCCGAAACCTTCGCCGCCCGGCCGGCCCATGTCTTTGTCTGCGCCTGCGGCATCGCCGTCCGGGCCATTGCCCCGCATATCCGCGACAAGGCGGCCGATCCGGCCGTGGTCTGCGTGGACGACGCGGGACAATTTGCCGTAAGCCTGCTGGCCGGCCACCTGGGCGGGGCCAATGCCCTGGCCCGGGAGGTGGCGGCCGCCATCGGGGCCGTGCCGGTGGTGACCACGGCCACCGACGCCGCCGGGGCCCCGGCCATCGAGCTTCTGGCCAGGGATCTCCGGCTTCCCATGGATAACCCGGCGGCCACGCGCCGTGTCAATGGGGCCTTGGCCGCAAACGAACCCGTGGCAGTCTTCGATCCGCTGGGAATGTTCACCCCGGCCGATCCGGACGCGGCCCGTTTTTTCGAGTGGGTGGCCTCGCCCGCCCCGGCCCGGCCGGGCCAGCCCCTGGTGGTGGTGGACTGGCGGCTTGGGCCGCTTGCCCCGGACCGGCTCTACCTGCGGCCCCGGGTGCTGGTGGCCGGGGTCGGCTGCCGGCGGGGAACCCCGGCCGAGGACATCCTGTCGCTTCTGGCCCACGTCTGCCGGGAGAAAGGGCTGGCCGTGGCCTCGGTCGGCCTTCTCGCCTCCATCGCAGCCAAGCGCGACGAGCCGGGCATCCGCGAGGCCGCCGCCACCCTGGGGGCGGACGTCCGATTTTTCACGGCCGACGAGCTTTCCGGCGTCGCCGCCCCGAACCCTTCGGAGCGGGTGGCCAAACACATGGGAGTGGGGAGCGTATGCGAAGCAGCGGCGATGCTGGCCTCCGGGAACGGGAAACTGCTGATCCAGAAGGCCAGGACCGGCTTTTCCACCGTGGCCGTGGCCCTGGCCGGCTGA
- the cobJ gene encoding precorrin-3B C(17)-methyltransferase translates to MAAEALAGADMVAGYTAYIDLVPPGLLAGKEVAATGMTGEVARCRLALEAAAAGRRVALVSSGDAGVYGMAGLALEMLEAMGLGGQVAFSVVPGIPAVCAAAALLGAPLTHDFAVVSLSDLLTPMEAIRRRLDAALGADFVLALYNPRSRRRSGHLALALALAARHRPPETPVGMVKKAFRPGQEIRVTPLAAADPDWADMLTLVVIGNTATRLAAGAMLTPRGYAGKYDLAP, encoded by the coding sequence ATGGCCGCCGAAGCCCTGGCCGGGGCGGACATGGTCGCCGGGTACACCGCCTACATCGACCTGGTGCCGCCGGGCCTCTTGGCCGGCAAGGAGGTGGCGGCCACGGGCATGACCGGCGAGGTGGCCCGGTGCCGGCTGGCCCTGGAGGCGGCCGCCGCCGGACGGCGGGTGGCCCTGGTGTCGAGCGGCGACGCCGGCGTCTACGGCATGGCCGGACTGGCCCTCGAGATGCTGGAAGCCATGGGCCTTGGCGGGCAGGTGGCCTTTTCCGTGGTGCCGGGCATCCCGGCCGTATGCGCGGCGGCGGCGCTCCTTGGCGCACCGCTGACCCACGACTTCGCCGTGGTCAGCCTGTCGGACCTCCTGACCCCCATGGAGGCCATCCGCCGCCGCCTGGACGCGGCCCTGGGCGCGGATTTCGTCCTGGCCCTTTACAACCCCCGCTCCCGGCGCCGGTCCGGCCACCTGGCCCTGGCCCTGGCCCTGGCCGCCCGGCACCGGCCCCCGGAAACGCCGGTCGGCATGGTCAAAAAGGCCTTCCGCCCCGGCCAGGAAATCCGCGTCACCCCGCTTGCCGCGGCCGATCCCGACTGGGCCGACATGCTGACCCTGGTCGTCATCGGCAACACCGCCACCCGGCTGGCCGCCGGCGCCATGCTGACCCCGCGCGGCTATGCCGGGAAATACGATCTGGCGCCCTGA
- a CDS encoding cytochrome c3 family protein: MRKALFTIFACAALVGFVGLPMLQAVEAPADMTIKVPAGMTATQAEVAFSHKGHAKIDCKVCHHKGEATQKCASAGCHDSTDPKDKTSEHSFYKAFHDMKSEKSCIGCHKKEAKGPTKCPECHPKKTS; the protein is encoded by the coding sequence ATGAGAAAGGCGTTGTTTACGATTTTTGCGTGCGCGGCGTTGGTGGGCTTCGTGGGCCTGCCCATGCTGCAGGCGGTCGAGGCTCCGGCCGACATGACGATCAAGGTGCCGGCCGGCATGACCGCCACCCAGGCCGAAGTGGCGTTCTCCCACAAGGGACATGCCAAGATCGACTGCAAGGTGTGCCACCACAAGGGTGAAGCCACCCAGAAGTGCGCCTCGGCCGGCTGCCATGACAGCACCGACCCCAAGGACAAGACCAGCGAACATTCGTTCTACAAGGCCTTCCACGACATGAAGAGCGAAAAGAGCTGCATCGGCTGCCACAAGAAGGAAGCCAAGGGCCCGACCAAGTGCCCCGAGTGCCATCCGAAGAAGACCTCTTAA